Below is a window of Haloterrigena alkaliphila DNA.
ACGTCACGCGTCGGTACGGCATGCTCGAGACGCCGCTCTCCGCGCTCGAGGCGGTGGCGCTCAACGAGACCGCGGGACTGGTCGCGCTGGTCGCCTACGTCGTCGCGACCGGCGGCCGCGACGTGTTCGAGCGACCGCGGGCCTCCTACCGGTACTTCGCCGGCAGCGGCCTCCTGACCACGGTCGCGATGCTCTCGTTGATGGCCGCGCTCGGTCTCGAGGGCGGTCGGATCGCCCTCGTCGACCCGCTGGTGGCGACCGCGCCGTTCTTCACCCTCCTCTTCGCCGCCGTCCTCCTGCGGGACGTCGAGCGGGTGACGAAGGGCGTCGTCGCGGGCGCGGCGCTGATCGTCGTCGGAGCGGTGCTGATCACCGTCTGAGCGCCGATCGAGTTCCTGATGAGTAGGTTTAAGGGTAATTCATCGTAACGTGAACGGGACGATGTGGGGACGATCGCTCGTGGTGCTCGCCGGGGGACTGCTTCTCGTCGTCGCGGCCTCGATGGCGGCTCGAGGCGCAGCCGAACGCCGGGGTTAGTCGACGACGTCGACCGGGTCTCCGACGCGAAGCGTCGCCCCGCGGTCCGATTCCGGCACTCGAGCGATGAGCATCACCGTGTAGTAGTGGTCGAACGCCTCCTCGTCGACCCAGTCCGGAAACGTCTCTCGGCGCTTCTCGATAAATCGCTGCCGGAACTCGGGGATCGGCTCGCCCGTCTCGGGGTCGCGCTGGGGAACGACGCAGCGACCGCAGGGGGTGACGCCCTCGAAGCGGACGCCGCCGACCTCGAACGTCGGTGCGTCCGCGCCGACGAATCGGTCCACCCAGAACGGCTCGACGCCGCCGATCTCGACGTTCGCCCGCAGGCGCCGACGGGCGCCGTCGACGGTCATGCCCTCGTCGTCGAACCAGTCCGCGACCGTCTCGAGCGTCGCGGTGCTGATCACCGACGGCCCCATCTCGCGGCGATCAACGTATCCGAGTTCCCGGTCGCGCTCGAGCGTCAGGTCCGCGTCGAAGAAGTCGCCGAACCAGCCCTCGGCGCGGCCGCGATCCGCCTCGGTCTCGAGGTCGAAGCGAACGACCTCGCCGTCCGGTGCCGTGATCTCGAGTTCGCCGGTTTCCGGGTCGAAATCGGTCCGCAGGTCGTGAACGCGGTCGGTTCGATTCCCGTTGAGCACTTCTCCCTCGTCGTCAAACAGGGCGAACTCCCGGTCGCGCGCGAGGGTGCCGCCCTCGAGGACGGCGGCCGCCTCGCGGTCGATGCCGTCGAGTCCCTTGACTGGGTAGACCCTGAGTCGCTCGAGTCCTGCCATTGGTGAACTGTGCCTCGAGGGTCACATATAGGTGTTCGTTCGAACGTCATCGGCGACGAGCGCCCGACGGGCGCTCGCGATTCGCGGGAAATCGCGTGGCCGACCGCCGTCCGAACGCGGCGATCACGGCCACTGTGGACAATTTTTGCCAGCCCCGTCGACAACGGAAGCGTTTACCCGATGCGCCCGATTGTCTCGCGCATGAACGTACTGGTCACGGACCCGATCGCCGACGCGGGTCTGGACGTGCTCCGAGACGCCGGCCACGACGTCGAGACAGGCTACGACCTCGAGGGGGAGGCCCTCCTCGAGGCGGTATCGGACGCCCACGGGCTGATCGTCCGCTCCGGGACGGAGGTCACGGCCGAGGTGCTCGAGGCCGCCGAGGAACTGGTTATCGTCGGCCGCGCCGGTATCGGCGTCGACAACATCGACATCGAGGCCGCCACCGACGAGGGCGTCATCGTCGCTAACGCTCCAGAGGGCAACGTCCGCGCGGCGGCCGAACACACCGTCGCGATGACCTTCGCGGCCGCCCGCTCGATCCCGCAGGCACACATCCGCCTGAAGAACGGCGAGTGGGCCAAGAGTGACTACCTCGGCGCCGAACTCGACGGCAAGACGCTGGGCGTCATCGGCCTCGGACGGGTCGGCCAGGAGGTCGCCAAGAAACTCGACTCGCTGGGGATGGACATCGTCGCCTTCGACCCCTACATCTCCGAGGAGCGCGCCGAGCGCATCGGCGCCGAACTCGTCGAGTTCGAACCCTGCCTCGAGCGCGCGGACTTCCTGACGATCCACACGCCGCTGACCCCCGAGACCGAGGGGATGATCGGCGCCGAGGAACTCGACCTCCTCGAGGGCGGCTACCTCGTCAACGTCGGCCGCGGCGGCATCGTCCAGGAGGACGCGCTCGCGGCGAAAGTCGAGGACGGCACCCTCGCCGGCGCCGCGCTGGACGTCTTCGCCGAGGAACCGCTGTCGCCGGACTCGCCGCTGCTCGAGCACGACGACATCATCGTCACGCCCCATCTGGGCGCCTCGACGGAGGCCGCACAGGAGAACGTCGCCACCTCGACGGCCAGTCAGGTCAGCGCCGCGCTCGCCGGGGAACCGGTCGCGAACGCCCTGAACGCGCCGTCGATCGACGAGAGCGCGTTCCCGCGCCTCGAGCCCTACATCGACATCGCCGAGACCGCCGGCAAGATCGCGGCCCAGCTGCTCGAGGGTCGCATCGAGGACGTCGAGGTCGTCTACGAGGGCGACATCGCCGACGAGGACGTCGAGTTCGTCACCGCCAGCGCCCTGAAGGGCGTCTTCGAACCCCTCGAGTGGCAGGTCAACGCCGTCAACGCGCCCCAGATCGCCGAGGACCGTGGCGTCGACGTCACGGAGTCCAAGACTCGACAGGCCGAGGACTTCCAGAGCCTGATCTCCGTGACCGTCAGCAACGACGACGACGAGGTCTCCGTCGACGGCACCCTCTTCGCCGGCGACGACCCGCGGATCGTCCGCGTCGACGGCTACCGCGTCGACGCCATCCCCCACGGCAAGATGGTCGTCACGCGCAACACCGACGAACCC
It encodes the following:
- a CDS encoding MOSC domain-containing protein, which translates into the protein MAGLERLRVYPVKGLDGIDREAAAVLEGGTLARDREFALFDDEGEVLNGNRTDRVHDLRTDFDPETGELEITAPDGEVVRFDLETEADRGRAEGWFGDFFDADLTLERDRELGYVDRREMGPSVISTATLETVADWFDDEGMTVDGARRRLRANVEIGGVEPFWVDRFVGADAPTFEVGGVRFEGVTPCGRCVVPQRDPETGEPIPEFRQRFIEKRRETFPDWVDEEAFDHYYTVMLIARVPESDRGATLRVGDPVDVVD
- the serA gene encoding phosphoglycerate dehydrogenase, giving the protein MNVLVTDPIADAGLDVLRDAGHDVETGYDLEGEALLEAVSDAHGLIVRSGTEVTAEVLEAAEELVIVGRAGIGVDNIDIEAATDEGVIVANAPEGNVRAAAEHTVAMTFAAARSIPQAHIRLKNGEWAKSDYLGAELDGKTLGVIGLGRVGQEVAKKLDSLGMDIVAFDPYISEERAERIGAELVEFEPCLERADFLTIHTPLTPETEGMIGAEELDLLEGGYLVNVGRGGIVQEDALAAKVEDGTLAGAALDVFAEEPLSPDSPLLEHDDIIVTPHLGASTEAAQENVATSTASQVSAALAGEPVANALNAPSIDESAFPRLEPYIDIAETAGKIAAQLLEGRIEDVEVVYEGDIADEDVEFVTASALKGVFEPLEWQVNAVNAPQIAEDRGVDVTESKTRQAEDFQSLISVTVSNDDDEVSVDGTLFAGDDPRIVRVDGYRVDAIPHGKMVVTRNTDEPGVIGLIGSVMGQHGVNIAGMFNARETIGGEALTVYNVDSEIPDAAREELEADERIIGLNYITLNGQA